One Phoenix dactylifera cultivar Barhee BC4 chromosome 14, palm_55x_up_171113_PBpolish2nd_filt_p, whole genome shotgun sequence DNA window includes the following coding sequences:
- the LOC103697168 gene encoding ferric reduction oxidase 8, mitochondrial isoform X2, with protein sequence MAPNSTILSSLKLAMILVLAAWICMWILRPTQLWKKSWHVAEDRANATILGDYGLNVVVFCFPVLAVATLGYTYLHLCVSKGRLRQRISLMTNFSSPLIISRPVGILSGLELLFAAVFVLFLVWTYYSNVSGDFKKMPPYKPLQLNRWQLKMMRMGVRIGSLSEACLALLLLPILRGMAVFRIVGIQFEASVRYHMWIGNAMILLSVLHGITIMSVWAVKRSFLEEITKWQRTGRVYIAGAIALVTGVIIWLTSLPPVRRKQFKLFYLAHHLYMVFILFFLLHAGAGHFYLVIAGVLLFALDKILRVMQSRRETCLISACVLPCKAVELTLPKHPSMKYTPTSSIFIKIPAISKFQWHPFSIISSSNMDDDRFSVLVKCQGQWTNALFDMVNSMADAGSGNMNSLCVAVEGPYGPATFPHQRYDSLVLVAGGSGITPFLSILQDAASRNGNISKYPTKIQLIYVVKRLQDLSMLTPISPLLINQSGELGHLKLKIFVTQEEGTTTIVREMFNDLPQVKTIVMDRNSSVNIMARPEGLLWKATITMLSFLTFLASLVCLSHIFIHQGKKSSESKYPSWVNDLLVLCSFVIATSSCSVATVLLRWRKSANNVQLLSRKYTESAEMHYSRQLKGALEEHEINFGRRPNLIDILSELSAEIEESKVGVFVCGPYSMRESVATFCRAYLQKSNGGDSKQKCHFNYHSVNFSL encoded by the exons ATGGCTCCAAATTCCACCATTCTTTCTTCCCTCAAGCTAGCAATGATTCTGGTGCTCGCAGCCTGGATCTGCATGTGGATTCTCAGGCCAACGCAGTTGTGGAAGAAATCGTGGCACGTGGCGGAGGACCGGGCAAATGCCACAATCCTCGGGGACTATG GTCTTAATGTGGTGGTCTTCTGTTTCCCAGTTTTAGCTGTGGCCACCCTTGGATACACCTACTTGCACCTGTGTGTTAGTAAGGGGAGACTAAG GCAGAGAATATCCTTGATGACCAACTTCTCAAGTCCACTTATTATTAGTCGTCCTGTAGGGATACTGTCAGGTCTTGAGCTTCTTTTCGCAGCTGTGTTTGTACTTTTCCTGGTATGGACCTATTACTCTAATGTCTCGGGCGACTTCAAGAAGATGCCACCATACAAGCCTCTGCAGTTGAATAG GTGGCAGCTGAAAATGATGCGCATGGGTGTTCGGATTGGTTCCCTAAGTGAGGCATGCCTTGCCCTCCTGCTTCTGCCAATTCTAAGAGGGATGGCAGTATTTAGGATAGTTGGAATTCAGTTTGAAGCTTCAGTTAGGTACCATATGTGGATCGGTAATGCGATGATACTGCTCTCGGTTTTACATGGCATCACTATCATGTCTGTGTGGGCAGTCAAGAGAAGTTTTTTAGAGGAG ATAACAAAATGGCAGAGAACAGGGCGTGTCTACATTGCAGGAGCAATTGCTCTGGTAACAGGAGTGATCATCTGGTTAACTTCACTTCCTCCAGTAAGAAGGAAGCAGTTTAAGCTTTTCTACCTAGCGCACCACTTATATATGGTTTTCATCCTGTTCTTCTTGCTGCATGCTGGAGCTGGGCATTTTTATTTGGTAATTGCTGGTGTTCTTCTATTTGCCCTCGACAAAATTCTACGTGTCATGCAGTCAAGGAGAGAAACATGTCTTATTTCTGCGTGCGTACTGCCATGCAAAGCAGTAGAACTCACTCTTCCAAAGCATCCAA GCATGAAGTACACACCGACAAGTTCGATCTTTATAAAGATACCAGCAATATCAAAATTCCAGTGGCATCCTTTCAGCATAATTTCAAGCTCCAACATGGATGACGATAGATTCTCAGTTCTAGTCAAATGCCAAGGACAGTGGACTAATGCACTCTTTGACATGGTAAACTCGATGGCCGATGCAGGATCTGGTAATATGAATAGCCTCTGTGTTGCAGTAGAAGGTCCTTATGGGCCTGCTACTTTCCCCCACCAAAG GTATGATAGCTTAGTTTTAGTTGCTGGTGGATCTGGTATAACTCCATTTCTAAGCATTTTGCAAGATGCTGCGTCGAGAAATGGTAATATCAGCAAGTATCCTACAAAGATACAACTGATATATGTTGTGAAGCGACTGCAAGACCTCAGCATGCTGACCCCAATTTCTCCATTACTGATTAACCAGTCTGGGGAGCTTGGACAtctgaaattaaaaatatttgtgacGCAAGAAGAGGGAACAACTACCATAGTCAGAGAAATGTTTAATGATTTGCCTCAGGTGAAGACGATCGTCATGGATAGGAATTCGTCTGTAAACATCATGGCAAGACCAGAAGGGCTACTGTGGAAGGCGACAATTACAATGTTGTCCTTTCTTACTTTTCTTGCTTCTTTAGTATGTTTAAGCCATATTTTCATCCATCAAGGGAAGAAGTCCTCAGAGAGCAAGTATCCCTCATGGGTCAACGACTTATTGGTGCTCTGTTCATTTGTAATTGCTACTAGTTCTTGTTCAGTGGCCACAGTTCTTTTAAGATGGAGGAAGTCAGCGAACAACGTCCAATTACTTTCTCGGAAGTACACCGAATCTGCTGAAATGCACTACTCTAGGCAACTAAAAGGTGCATTAGAGGAACATGAAATAAACTTTGGAAGGAGACCAAACCTCATAG ATATACTTTCAGAATTGTCCGCTGAAATAGAAGAATCAAAAGTAGGAGTCTTTGTTTGTGGTCCATATTCCATGCGGGAGTCAGTGGCTACATTCTGTAGAGCATACTTGCAAAAGTCCAATGGTGGTGATAGCAAGCAAAAATGTCACTTCAATTATCACTCTGTCAACTTCTCTCTTTAG
- the LOC103697168 gene encoding ferric reduction oxidase 8, mitochondrial isoform X1 — translation MAPNSTILSSLKLAMILVLAAWICMWILRPTQLWKKSWHVAEDRANATILGDYGLNVVVFCFPVLAVATLGYTYLHLCVSKGRLSRQRISLMTNFSSPLIISRPVGILSGLELLFAAVFVLFLVWTYYSNVSGDFKKMPPYKPLQLNRWQLKMMRMGVRIGSLSEACLALLLLPILRGMAVFRIVGIQFEASVRYHMWIGNAMILLSVLHGITIMSVWAVKRSFLEEITKWQRTGRVYIAGAIALVTGVIIWLTSLPPVRRKQFKLFYLAHHLYMVFILFFLLHAGAGHFYLVIAGVLLFALDKILRVMQSRRETCLISACVLPCKAVELTLPKHPSMKYTPTSSIFIKIPAISKFQWHPFSIISSSNMDDDRFSVLVKCQGQWTNALFDMVNSMADAGSGNMNSLCVAVEGPYGPATFPHQRYDSLVLVAGGSGITPFLSILQDAASRNGNISKYPTKIQLIYVVKRLQDLSMLTPISPLLINQSGELGHLKLKIFVTQEEGTTTIVREMFNDLPQVKTIVMDRNSSVNIMARPEGLLWKATITMLSFLTFLASLVCLSHIFIHQGKKSSESKYPSWVNDLLVLCSFVIATSSCSVATVLLRWRKSANNVQLLSRKYTESAEMHYSRQLKGALEEHEINFGRRPNLIDILSELSAEIEESKVGVFVCGPYSMRESVATFCRAYLQKSNGGDSKQKCHFNYHSVNFSL, via the exons ATGGCTCCAAATTCCACCATTCTTTCTTCCCTCAAGCTAGCAATGATTCTGGTGCTCGCAGCCTGGATCTGCATGTGGATTCTCAGGCCAACGCAGTTGTGGAAGAAATCGTGGCACGTGGCGGAGGACCGGGCAAATGCCACAATCCTCGGGGACTATG GTCTTAATGTGGTGGTCTTCTGTTTCCCAGTTTTAGCTGTGGCCACCCTTGGATACACCTACTTGCACCTGTGTGTTAGTAAGGGGAGACTAAG CAGGCAGAGAATATCCTTGATGACCAACTTCTCAAGTCCACTTATTATTAGTCGTCCTGTAGGGATACTGTCAGGTCTTGAGCTTCTTTTCGCAGCTGTGTTTGTACTTTTCCTGGTATGGACCTATTACTCTAATGTCTCGGGCGACTTCAAGAAGATGCCACCATACAAGCCTCTGCAGTTGAATAG GTGGCAGCTGAAAATGATGCGCATGGGTGTTCGGATTGGTTCCCTAAGTGAGGCATGCCTTGCCCTCCTGCTTCTGCCAATTCTAAGAGGGATGGCAGTATTTAGGATAGTTGGAATTCAGTTTGAAGCTTCAGTTAGGTACCATATGTGGATCGGTAATGCGATGATACTGCTCTCGGTTTTACATGGCATCACTATCATGTCTGTGTGGGCAGTCAAGAGAAGTTTTTTAGAGGAG ATAACAAAATGGCAGAGAACAGGGCGTGTCTACATTGCAGGAGCAATTGCTCTGGTAACAGGAGTGATCATCTGGTTAACTTCACTTCCTCCAGTAAGAAGGAAGCAGTTTAAGCTTTTCTACCTAGCGCACCACTTATATATGGTTTTCATCCTGTTCTTCTTGCTGCATGCTGGAGCTGGGCATTTTTATTTGGTAATTGCTGGTGTTCTTCTATTTGCCCTCGACAAAATTCTACGTGTCATGCAGTCAAGGAGAGAAACATGTCTTATTTCTGCGTGCGTACTGCCATGCAAAGCAGTAGAACTCACTCTTCCAAAGCATCCAA GCATGAAGTACACACCGACAAGTTCGATCTTTATAAAGATACCAGCAATATCAAAATTCCAGTGGCATCCTTTCAGCATAATTTCAAGCTCCAACATGGATGACGATAGATTCTCAGTTCTAGTCAAATGCCAAGGACAGTGGACTAATGCACTCTTTGACATGGTAAACTCGATGGCCGATGCAGGATCTGGTAATATGAATAGCCTCTGTGTTGCAGTAGAAGGTCCTTATGGGCCTGCTACTTTCCCCCACCAAAG GTATGATAGCTTAGTTTTAGTTGCTGGTGGATCTGGTATAACTCCATTTCTAAGCATTTTGCAAGATGCTGCGTCGAGAAATGGTAATATCAGCAAGTATCCTACAAAGATACAACTGATATATGTTGTGAAGCGACTGCAAGACCTCAGCATGCTGACCCCAATTTCTCCATTACTGATTAACCAGTCTGGGGAGCTTGGACAtctgaaattaaaaatatttgtgacGCAAGAAGAGGGAACAACTACCATAGTCAGAGAAATGTTTAATGATTTGCCTCAGGTGAAGACGATCGTCATGGATAGGAATTCGTCTGTAAACATCATGGCAAGACCAGAAGGGCTACTGTGGAAGGCGACAATTACAATGTTGTCCTTTCTTACTTTTCTTGCTTCTTTAGTATGTTTAAGCCATATTTTCATCCATCAAGGGAAGAAGTCCTCAGAGAGCAAGTATCCCTCATGGGTCAACGACTTATTGGTGCTCTGTTCATTTGTAATTGCTACTAGTTCTTGTTCAGTGGCCACAGTTCTTTTAAGATGGAGGAAGTCAGCGAACAACGTCCAATTACTTTCTCGGAAGTACACCGAATCTGCTGAAATGCACTACTCTAGGCAACTAAAAGGTGCATTAGAGGAACATGAAATAAACTTTGGAAGGAGACCAAACCTCATAG ATATACTTTCAGAATTGTCCGCTGAAATAGAAGAATCAAAAGTAGGAGTCTTTGTTTGTGGTCCATATTCCATGCGGGAGTCAGTGGCTACATTCTGTAGAGCATACTTGCAAAAGTCCAATGGTGGTGATAGCAAGCAAAAATGTCACTTCAATTATCACTCTGTCAACTTCTCTCTTTAG